In a single window of the Raphanus sativus cultivar WK10039 chromosome 9, ASM80110v3, whole genome shotgun sequence genome:
- the LOC108827845 gene encoding probable alpha,alpha-trehalose-phosphate synthase [UDP-forming] 11, translated as MLPESWKDQLSLVSADDYQIMGNRIPNAVTKLPGLETIDGDGGNGGAWVSKPRRIVVTNQLPIRAHRDISSNEWRFEFDNDSLYLQLKDGFPPETEVFYVGSLNADVSPSEQDDVSQHLLEKFQCVPTFLPSDLLNKYYHGFCKHYLWPIFHYLLPMTQAQGSLFDRANWKAYTKVNKIFADKISEVLNPDEDYVWIHDYHLMILPTFLRKRFHRIKLGFFLHSPFPSSEIYRTLPVRDEILKGFLNCDLIGFHTFDYARHFLSCCSRMLGLDYESKRGYIGLEYFGRTVSIKILPVGIHMGQIESIKVAEETAEKVKGLRERFRGNVVMLGVDDLDMFKGISLKFWAMGQLLEQNKELRGRVVLVQITNPARSSGKDVQDVETQIHLIADEVNSKFGGPGGYKPIVFVNGPVSTLDKVAYYAISECVVVNAVRDGMNLVPYKYTVTRQGSPVLDEALGFGPEDVRKSVIIVSEFIGCSPSLSGAIRVNPWNIDAVTDAMNSAITMSDIEKNLRHKKHHKYISSHDVAYWSRSYDQDLQRACKDHYNKRFWGVGLGLGFRVVALDPNFRKLGVETIVPAYKKTSSRLILLDYDGTMMDQDTLDKKPSDDLISLLNRLCGDPNNLVFIVSGRGKDPLSKWFGSCANLGISAEHGYFTRWNSDSPWETSVLPTDLGWKKIAEPVMKHYTEATDGSFIEEKESAMVWHHQEADPSFGSWQAKELLDHLESVLANEPVVVKRGQHIVEVKPQGVSKGKVVEHLIATMRNSKGKRPDFLLCIGDDRSDEDMFDSIVKHQDVSPIAFAEVFACTVGQKPSKAKYYLDDTPMVINMLEWLASSSDKSKDGEQQSKFTFQQGHCRNEIIDL; from the exons ATGTTACCGGAGTCCTGGAAAGACCAGCTGAGCCTGGTCTCGGCCGATGACTACCAGATCATGGGCAACCGGATCCCCAATGCCGTCACGAAGCTTCCGGGTCTCGAGACCATCGACGGAGACGGCGGAAACGGCGGCGCGTGGGTCTCAAAGCCGAGACGCATCGTGGTAACCAACCAGCTCCCGATTCGCGCTCACAGAGACATTTCGTCGAACGAGTGGCGCTTCGAGTTTGACAATGACAGTCTCTACCTACAGCTCAAAGACGGGTTCCCTCCGGAGACTGAAGTCTTCTACGTCGGATCCTTAAACGCCGACGTTTCGCCATCCGAGCAGGACGACGTCTCTCAGCACCTTCTAGAGAAGTTCCAGTGCGTCCCTACCTTCTTGCCCAGTGACTTGCTCAACAAGTATTACCACGGCTTCTGCAAACACTACCTCTGGCCCATCTTTCACTACCTCCTCCCCATGACTCAGGCCCAGGGATCCCTCTTCGACAGAGCGAACTGGAAGGCCTACACCAAGGTCAACAAGATCTTCGCTGATAAGATCTCGGAAGTGCTTAACCCGGACGAGGATTACGTCTGGATCCACGACTACCATCTCATGATCTTACCTACTTTCCTCAGGAAGAGGTTTCACCGCATAAAGCTTGGGTTTTTCCTCCACAGCCCATTCCCTTCCTCCGAGATTTACCGTACCCTTCCAGTGAGAGACGAGATCCTCAAAGGGTTTCTCAACTGCGACTTGATAGGGTTCCACACGTTCGACTACGCTAGGCATTTCTTGTCTTGTTGTAGTAGGATGCTTGGTCTTGATTATGAGTCGAAGAGAGGGTACATTGGTCTTGAGTACTTTGGGAGGACGGTGAGCATCAAGATTTTGCCGGTTGGGATCCACATGGGGCAGATTGAGTCGATTAAGGTCGCGGAAGAGACTGCGGAGAAAGTGAAGGGGTTGAGAGAGAGGTTCAGAGGGAATGTTGTGATGCTTGGTGTGGATGATTTGGATATGTTCAAAGGTATTAGTTTGAAGTTCTGGGCGATGGGGCAGCTTCTTGAACAGAACAAAGAGCTTCGTGGGAGAGTGGTTCTGGTGCAGATTACTAATCCTGCTCGGAGTTCAGGTAAGGATGTTCAGGATGTGGAGACGCAGATACACTTGATTGCTGATGAGGTGAATAGTAAGTTTGGGGGACCTGGTGGTTATAAGCCTATTGTGTTTGTGAATGGACCTGTTAGTACTTTGGATAAAGTAGCTTACTACGCTATCTCGGAGTGTGTTGTGGTGAATGCTGTGAGAGACGGGATGAATCTGGTGCCTTACAAGTACACAGTGACTAGGCAAGGGAGCCCTGTTTTGGATGAAGCGTTAGGTTTTGGGCCTGAGGATGTTAGGAAGAGTGTCATTATAGTTTCTGAGTTCATTGGTTGCTCTCCATCTCTGAGTGGGGCGATACGTGTTAATCCGTGGAACATCGATGCGGTCACTGATGCCATGAACTCTGCCATCACAATGTCGGATATAGAGAAGAACTTGCGCCACAAGAAGCATCACAAGTACATAAGCTCTCACGACGTGGCCTACTGGTCGCGTAGCTACGACCAAGATCTTCAGAGGGCGTGCAAGGATCATTACAACAAGAGGTTCTGGGGAGTTGGACTCGGTCTTGGGTTCAGGGTTGTTGCGTTAGACCCGAACTTCAGGAAACTCGGTGTTGAAACCATAGTCCCTGCGTATAAGAAAACAAGCAGCAGGTTGATTCTATTGGATTATGATGGAACAATGATGGATCAGGATACTTTGGATAAGAAGCCAAGTGATGATCTCATCTCGCTTCTCAACCGTTTGTGTGGCGACCCCAACAATCTAGTCTTTATTGTCAGTGGTCGAGGTAAGGACCCTCTTAGCAAATGGTTTGGTTCTTGCGCAAATCTCGGTATCTCAGCTGAGCATGGTTATTTCACTAG ATGGAACAGTGATTCCCCATGGGAGACAAGTGTACTGCCCACCGATTTAGGGTGGAAGAAGATAGCTGAACCAGTGATGAAACACTACACAGAAGCAACTGATGGATCATTCATAGAGGAGAAAGAGAGTGCAATGGTGTGGCACCACCAAGAAGCTGACCCTTCTTTCGGTTCTTGGCAAGCTAAGGAGCTTCTTGATCATCTAGAGAGCGTACTCGCCAACGAGCCTGTTGTTGTCAAGAGAGGCCAGCACATCGTAGAAGTTAAACCTCAG GGAGTAAGCAAAGGAAAGGTGGTGGAGCATTTGATAGCAACAATGAGGAACAGCAAAGGGAAGAGACCGGACTTTCTGTTGTGCATTGGTGATGACAGGTCGGATGAAGACATGTTTGATAGCATAGTGAAGCACCAAGATGTTTCCCCAATCGCTTTTGCAGAGGTGTTTGCGTGCACGGTGGGTCAGAAACCGAGCAAGGCCAAGTACTATCTCGATGATACGCCAATGGTGATCAATATGCTGGAATGGTTGGCCTCATCCTCAGATAAGTCAAAGGATGGTGAACAACAGAGCAAGTTCACTTTTCAACAGGGGCATTGTCGAAACGAAATCATAGATCTTTGA